In the Duncaniella freteri genome, one interval contains:
- a CDS encoding glycosyltransferase family 2 protein — protein MMDTKLSVCIPVYGVEKYIEKCVLSLFNQTMKEGIEFVFVNDCTKDKSIEILKEVCSRFPERKSQVKIIHHDKNRGLAAARLTGMRNASGEYIAHCDSDDWVEPEMYQSLYYTAKSNDADIVSCDFIVENNNGSEPVSLYYNNNKDLYLQDVISNKWGTVWKFIIKRHIFTNGKIIFDEKICHGEDYIYTVQCILASSSYVNLNKNYYHYNCQNISSMMKTPSLDSAKQQYAASIFVFDILKKRNLFDKYSQSILLRKLFARNRFLYFGVGKWREIFPEIKNRYWSLHQVQLLSKIQYWMLEHMPLRLADKLISLHTKMKF, from the coding sequence ATGATGGATACTAAATTGTCAGTCTGTATTCCGGTTTATGGTGTAGAGAAATACATTGAAAAGTGTGTTCTTTCGCTGTTTAATCAAACAATGAAGGAGGGCATTGAATTTGTTTTTGTGAATGATTGCACAAAGGATAAAAGTATAGAAATCCTAAAAGAGGTGTGCTCAAGATTTCCGGAAAGAAAATCACAGGTGAAAATTATACATCATGATAAGAATAGAGGATTGGCCGCCGCTCGTTTAACGGGTATGCGTAATGCTTCTGGTGAGTATATCGCGCATTGTGATAGTGATGATTGGGTTGAGCCGGAGATGTATCAGTCTTTATACTATACAGCTAAGAGTAATGACGCTGACATTGTTAGTTGCGATTTTATTGTTGAAAATAATAATGGATCTGAACCAGTTTCTTTGTATTATAACAACAATAAAGATTTATATCTACAAGATGTCATATCAAATAAGTGGGGAACAGTATGGAAATTTATAATAAAGAGACATATATTTACCAATGGGAAAATAATATTTGATGAAAAAATATGTCATGGTGAAGATTATATCTACACGGTGCAATGTATTTTGGCATCAAGTTCGTATGTTAATCTAAATAAAAACTATTATCACTATAATTGCCAAAACATATCTTCCATGATGAAAACCCCATCATTGGATAGTGCTAAGCAACAATACGCAGCGTCTATATTTGTATTTGATATTCTAAAAAAAAGAAATTTATTTGATAAATACAGCCAATCGATTTTGCTTAGAAAGCTATTTGCTCGAAATAGATTTCTTTATTTTGGTGTGGGTAAATGGAGAGAGATATTTCCTGAGATAAAAAACAGATATTGGTCGCTGCATCAAGTGCAGTTACTATCCAAAATTCAATATTGGATGCTTGAACACATGCCTTTGAGATTGGCTGATAAATTAATTTCATTACATACAAAAATGAAATTCTGA
- a CDS encoding nitroreductase family protein: MKPQSIDNYFTTRGTVRAYDPDRQVDPNLIRRLVSVAAQAPNTGNMQIYCAVMTTDPDEIKALAPAHFSQPAIMNAKSVLTFCIDFRRYHRWCQLGGGEPGLNNLQGYTWGVLDTAIFAQQFVTLAELEGLGTCYLGTTTYNAPMIADTLKLPNGVVPVITVTVGYPAENPLVSERLPLNAILHDGVYHDPTDEDLKDFYSEKESMESYRRFVEENGKENLAQLYAQVRYPRASNEHFSAVLKKFIKAQGIDI; the protein is encoded by the coding sequence ATGAAACCTCAATCAATAGACAATTATTTCACCACACGGGGCACAGTACGCGCCTATGACCCTGACCGGCAGGTGGACCCCAATCTCATACGCCGTCTCGTCAGTGTTGCCGCCCAGGCTCCCAACACAGGCAATATGCAGATCTATTGCGCAGTCATGACCACTGATCCTGACGAGATAAAGGCTCTCGCCCCAGCCCATTTCTCACAGCCGGCAATAATGAATGCCAAATCGGTGCTCACATTCTGTATTGATTTCCGCCGCTATCACCGCTGGTGTCAACTCGGAGGAGGAGAACCCGGGCTCAACAATCTGCAAGGATACACATGGGGAGTGCTCGACACAGCCATATTCGCCCAACAGTTTGTGACGCTTGCCGAACTGGAAGGGCTCGGCACATGCTATCTCGGCACTACGACATACAACGCGCCGATGATTGCCGATACCCTGAAACTTCCGAATGGCGTTGTACCGGTCATAACCGTAACCGTAGGATATCCTGCTGAAAATCCACTGGTGTCCGAACGTCTCCCCCTCAATGCAATCCTGCACGACGGGGTTTACCACGACCCGACTGACGAGGATCTGAAAGATTTCTATTCCGAAAAAGAATCAATGGAATCATACAGGAGATTCGTAGAAGAGAACGGCAAAGAGAATCTCGCACAACTCTATGCCCAGGTGCGTTATCCGCGAGCCTCCAACGAGCATTTCTCTGCCGTGCTAAAGAAATTCATAAAAGCCCAGGGTATAGATATATAG
- a CDS encoding WecB/TagA/CpsF family glycosyltransferase, with protein MNNREFVRKIADSALTYPYGTFAVGVGRVNTCVNPFSYHLVRRHPELYNSMDGLFVDGMTMCWLIRLLWMKRVPRLSFDMSGMAVDLFSYLNNIGTDRSIYFLGTKQDVLEATIKQFYKNYPKMKIAGYRNGYFIDNDDRKKAIADIIKSKSDFAIIGMGSPLQEQFALDLKNAGYKGIVFTCGGFLHQSASDINYYPKWVNKYNLRAFYRLFHEKGLWCRLYNVLIEFPILFTWDTLRTKLY; from the coding sequence ATGAATAACCGTGAGTTTGTGCGAAAAATCGCAGACTCCGCTTTGACATATCCTTACGGTACTTTTGCTGTGGGGGTTGGGCGGGTTAACACATGTGTCAATCCATTTTCTTATCATCTTGTACGCCGTCACCCGGAACTCTACAATTCAATGGATGGCCTGTTTGTTGATGGCATGACTATGTGCTGGTTAATCCGTCTATTATGGATGAAGCGAGTGCCGAGACTTAGTTTCGATATGTCAGGAATGGCTGTTGATTTGTTTTCTTACCTCAATAATATAGGGACTGACAGGAGTATCTATTTTTTAGGAACGAAGCAGGATGTACTTGAAGCAACCATCAAGCAGTTTTATAAAAATTATCCTAAAATGAAGATTGCAGGTTATCGGAACGGTTATTTCATAGACAATGATGACAGGAAAAAGGCTATTGCTGATATAATAAAATCAAAAAGTGATTTTGCTATAATTGGGATGGGATCACCTTTGCAAGAACAGTTCGCCCTTGACTTGAAAAACGCTGGTTACAAAGGAATTGTATTCACTTGTGGAGGTTTTCTCCATCAATCTGCCAGTGACATCAACTATTATCCGAAATGGGTTAATAAATATAATCTGCGAGCATTCTACCGACTCTTCCACGAAAAAGGATTATGGTGTCGATTATACAATGTACTGATAGAATTTCCCATACTTTTTACATGGGACACACTTAGGACTAAATTATATTAA
- a CDS encoding glycosyltransferase family 32 protein, with protein MIPKIIHYCWLSEDPMPQELIKCVDTWHKYLKGYRFIKWDFSIFPKGKSRWVDQAFEKRKYAFAADYIRLYALYHHGGIYLDSDVEVLKSFDAFLELDDMICYENSPRKGLEVAAIGVSKNRKWVKQCLDYYSDKSFDLGNGILDTKVMPEVVKDILFHQNWILHDVNSIHDAHGVDTSTEIAVFPHEFFSPKSYETGEMGITDNTYSIHHFAASWYGIKEKIYQFVGKLIGKNNAKKLADRIKELIVKHLI; from the coding sequence ATGATACCCAAAATAATACATTATTGTTGGCTTAGTGAAGACCCAATGCCACAAGAACTGATAAAATGTGTGGACACATGGCATAAGTATCTAAAGGGTTATAGGTTTATAAAATGGGACTTTTCAATATTCCCCAAAGGAAAGTCAAGATGGGTTGATCAAGCATTTGAAAAGAGAAAATATGCATTTGCAGCTGATTATATAAGATTATATGCATTATACCATCATGGCGGAATATATCTTGATAGTGATGTTGAGGTGTTGAAATCATTTGATGCCTTTTTAGAGTTGGATGATATGATATGCTATGAAAATAGTCCCCGAAAAGGTCTTGAAGTTGCTGCAATTGGAGTATCAAAAAATCGAAAATGGGTGAAACAATGTTTGGACTATTATTCTGATAAATCTTTTGATTTGGGAAATGGTATACTTGACACAAAAGTAATGCCGGAAGTCGTAAAAGACATTTTGTTTCATCAGAATTGGATACTCCATGATGTGAATAGTATTCACGATGCTCATGGAGTGGATACATCAACAGAGATAGCAGTGTTCCCACATGAATTTTTCAGCCCTAAATCTTATGAAACGGGAGAGATGGGAATAACAGATAATACCTATTCCATACACCATTTCGCAGCTTCATGGTATGGAATTAAGGAAAAGATTTATCAGTTTGTTGGGAAATTAATAGGAAAAAATAATGCTAAGAAATTGGCTGACCGCATAAAAGAGCTAATTGTAAAGCACTTAATATAG
- a CDS encoding adenosylcobalamin-dependent ribonucleoside-diphosphate reductase translates to MELKTYTYDEAYDASVKYFDGDELAARVWVSKYALKDSDGHIYERTPEDMHHRIASELARIERKYPNPMSEEDIMELLDKFRYIVPQGSPMAGIGNDFQVGSLSNCFVIGLDGHPDSYGGIAKIDEEQVQLMKRRGGVGHDLSDLRPKGTPVKNSALTSTGLVPFMERYSNSTREVAQDGRRGALMLTVSIKHPDSERFIDAKLEQGKITGANVSVKIDDDFMRCVESGEVYRRQFPVWSDKPEVSIDTDARALWGKIVYNAWKSAEPGVLFWDTITRESVPDCYADLGFQTVSTNPCGEIPLCPYDSCRLLAVNLYSYVKNPFTDHAEFDYELFAGHIAKAQRIMDDIIDLEMEKIDTIIGKIERDPETSEVKETELNLWKKIRAKTLKGRRTGLGTTAEGDMIAALGLRYGTAEATQMSVNVHRALAVAAFGSSVQMAKERGAFEVYDAERERNNPYISRLRDFAPELVAEMEKHGRRNIACLTIAPTGTTSLMTRTSSGIEPVFMPVYKRRRKINANDVETRVDYVDESGDKFEEYVVYHPKFIDWMRVNGIEVRDDYSQAEIDSLVARSPYYKATANDIDWLEKVRMQGAVQKWVDHSISVTINLPADVDVDLVNRLYLEAWKAGCKGCTIYRDGCRSGVLIAAENEKKKKDASKAEKDGLEPSSDSVAQPLMLKRPMELEADVVRFQNNKEKWIAFVGLVDGRPYEIFTGLADDEDGIFCPKSVSKGKIIKAVDDKGSKRYDFQFINKRGLKTTIEGLSDKFNPEYWNYAKLISGVLRYGMPIDQVVKLVNGLELNSHSINTWKMGVERALKKYLPSGTPANGQKCPHCGQETLIYQEGCLICTSCGNSRCG, encoded by the coding sequence ATGGAACTCAAAACATATACCTACGATGAGGCTTATGATGCCTCTGTGAAATATTTCGACGGAGATGAGCTTGCTGCCCGCGTGTGGGTCAGCAAATATGCGCTGAAGGATTCCGACGGACACATCTATGAACGCACCCCCGAGGATATGCATCATCGCATAGCCTCCGAGCTTGCCCGCATAGAGCGCAAATACCCTAACCCAATGAGCGAGGAGGACATCATGGAGCTTCTCGACAAATTTCGCTACATAGTGCCGCAGGGCAGTCCCATGGCTGGTATAGGAAATGATTTCCAGGTCGGTTCGTTGAGCAACTGTTTTGTGATAGGGCTTGACGGACATCCTGATTCCTACGGCGGTATAGCAAAGATTGACGAGGAGCAGGTGCAGCTCATGAAGCGTCGCGGCGGAGTGGGGCATGACCTCAGCGATCTGCGCCCCAAAGGGACTCCAGTGAAGAATTCAGCCCTGACCTCCACCGGCCTTGTGCCGTTCATGGAACGTTACTCCAACTCTACCCGCGAGGTCGCACAGGACGGCCGCCGTGGGGCCCTTATGCTCACAGTATCCATAAAGCATCCTGACTCGGAACGCTTCATTGATGCCAAGCTTGAGCAGGGTAAGATCACAGGAGCCAATGTGTCAGTTAAGATCGACGACGACTTCATGCGATGCGTGGAGAGCGGAGAGGTGTACCGCCGCCAGTTCCCGGTGTGGAGCGACAAGCCCGAGGTGAGCATCGACACTGATGCCCGCGCTCTATGGGGCAAGATCGTGTACAACGCATGGAAATCAGCCGAGCCGGGAGTCCTCTTCTGGGACACCATCACTCGTGAATCTGTGCCCGACTGTTATGCCGATCTCGGTTTCCAGACCGTATCGACCAATCCATGTGGCGAGATACCCTTGTGCCCCTACGACAGTTGCCGTCTTTTAGCCGTCAATCTCTACTCCTATGTAAAGAATCCGTTCACGGATCATGCCGAGTTCGATTACGAACTTTTTGCCGGGCATATTGCCAAGGCTCAGCGCATTATGGACGATATAATCGACCTGGAGATGGAGAAGATTGACACCATAATAGGTAAGATCGAGAGAGACCCCGAGACCTCCGAAGTCAAGGAGACCGAACTTAACCTCTGGAAAAAAATCCGAGCCAAGACCCTCAAGGGCCGTCGCACCGGACTTGGCACCACTGCCGAGGGGGATATGATTGCGGCTCTCGGATTGCGTTATGGCACCGCTGAAGCCACACAGATGTCGGTTAACGTGCATCGCGCACTTGCCGTCGCCGCATTCGGGTCATCCGTGCAGATGGCTAAGGAGCGTGGAGCCTTTGAGGTGTATGATGCCGAGCGTGAGCGCAATAACCCCTACATATCACGTCTGCGTGATTTCGCTCCCGAACTTGTGGCAGAGATGGAGAAGCATGGCCGCAGGAATATAGCCTGTCTAACGATAGCTCCCACAGGCACCACATCGCTCATGACCCGTACCTCTTCCGGCATAGAGCCAGTGTTCATGCCGGTCTACAAACGTCGCCGAAAGATCAATGCCAACGATGTGGAGACACGTGTTGACTACGTTGATGAGTCAGGTGACAAGTTTGAGGAATATGTGGTGTATCATCCAAAATTCATCGACTGGATGCGTGTCAACGGTATCGAAGTGCGTGACGACTATTCGCAGGCCGAGATCGACAGCCTCGTGGCTCGTTCCCCATATTACAAGGCTACAGCAAACGATATTGACTGGCTTGAAAAGGTAAGGATGCAGGGTGCCGTCCAGAAATGGGTTGACCACTCTATCTCGGTTACCATCAACCTTCCGGCAGACGTGGATGTCGACCTGGTCAACCGGCTCTATCTTGAAGCATGGAAAGCAGGATGCAAGGGTTGCACCATCTATCGCGACGGATGCCGTTCAGGAGTGCTCATAGCAGCTGAGAATGAGAAAAAGAAAAAGGATGCCAGCAAGGCTGAGAAAGATGGCCTTGAACCGTCATCCGACTCTGTTGCACAGCCCCTTATGCTCAAACGCCCAATGGAACTTGAGGCTGATGTCGTGCGATTCCAGAACAACAAAGAAAAGTGGATTGCCTTCGTAGGGCTTGTCGACGGCCGTCCTTACGAGATTTTCACAGGCCTTGCTGATGATGAGGACGGTATATTCTGTCCCAAATCTGTTAGCAAGGGCAAGATCATCAAGGCTGTGGACGATAAGGGCTCCAAGCGTTATGACTTCCAGTTCATCAATAAGCGAGGACTTAAGACCACTATAGAAGGACTGTCTGACAAATTCAATCCTGAGTATTGGAATTATGCCAAACTCATATCCGGAGTCCTGCGTTACGGCATGCCTATTGACCAGGTGGTAAAACTCGTCAATGGTCTTGAACTCAACTCTCACAGTATCAACACCTGGAAGATGGGTGTGGAGCGTGCGCTTAAGAAATATCTTCCATCAGGCACTCCTGCCAATGGACAGAAATGTCCTCATTGCGGACAGGAGACACTGATATATCAGGAAGGCTGCCTCATATGTACCTCGTGCGGCAATTCGCGTTGCGGTTAA
- a CDS encoding O-antigen ligase family protein — protein MIQVLYSIIYYCGITSIFNIVSTYEQRTGLIASNYLFFNHFIIVNTSSGSPRFSGVFEEPAWFGWTLNLIIAIILQYQCQSKSLILNKRDHGLIFVGYFLTSSVSAIFSLIIIFVIYFYLNNKKHKFKVLLVSGGLIASIIAVIFTLSHSLFDRLAIITAGNDGSSNFRLIGSWNSLMTLLANNPLIGYGLGDDNKWHYYESLSSKSFHGITINGVEILDMHNMLFQIICNLGVLGGVLFLLLLHGLSFKRSLIIITGIGLTYFTVNVFNNFFFFTIISIATYYWGVHKVRLNRNTIILK, from the coding sequence ATGATTCAAGTACTATATAGTATAATTTATTATTGTGGAATTACGAGCATATTCAATATTGTCTCAACATATGAACAACGAACTGGTTTAATCGCCTCAAATTATTTATTTTTTAATCATTTTATTATTGTTAATACTTCATCTGGTAGTCCAAGATTTTCAGGTGTTTTTGAAGAACCGGCATGGTTTGGATGGACATTAAATCTAATCATTGCAATAATACTCCAATACCAATGTCAATCCAAATCTCTGATTCTTAACAAACGTGATCATGGATTAATATTTGTCGGTTATTTCCTGACATCCTCGGTGTCGGCGATATTCTCATTAATAATAATATTTGTAATTTATTTCTATTTAAATAATAAAAAACATAAATTTAAAGTATTGCTTGTCTCAGGAGGTCTTATTGCAAGTATCATCGCTGTAATCTTCACGCTAAGTCATTCATTATTTGACAGATTGGCTATAATAACTGCTGGAAATGATGGCTCATCTAATTTCAGGCTTATAGGCTCTTGGAATAGCCTTATGACACTTTTAGCCAACAACCCTCTTATTGGATATGGTTTAGGAGATGATAATAAGTGGCATTACTATGAATCTCTAAGTTCTAAATCTTTCCATGGAATTACTATTAACGGAGTAGAAATACTGGATATGCACAATATGCTTTTCCAGATAATTTGTAATCTTGGAGTATTAGGAGGTGTCCTATTTCTTCTGCTATTACATGGGTTGTCTTTTAAGAGATCCTTAATAATTATAACTGGTATTGGATTAACATACTTTACGGTTAATGTATTTAATAACTTTTTCTTTTTTACAATCATCTCTATCGCAACATATTATTGGGGCGTACATAAAGTAAGACTCAATAGAAATACCATTATCTTAAAATGA